A genome region from Ctenopharyngodon idella isolate HZGC_01 chromosome 5, HZGC01, whole genome shotgun sequence includes the following:
- the arsk gene encoding arylsulfatase K: MLMFRVLLVLIFHMNAHCMYPSWTSHDRPNIVMFMSDAFDGRLTFHPGNKVVQLPYINYMREMGAVFLNSYTNSPICCPSRAAMWSGQFVHLTQAWNNYKCLDPNATTWMDVLGKNGYHTHSMGKLDYTSGDHSVSNRVEAWTRDVPFLLRQEGRPVTELVGDLSTKRVMTKDWNITDAAVQWVRHTAASLAQPFALYLGLNLPHPYRTDSLGPTAGGSTFRTSPYWLNKVSYDQVSIPKWLRFEDMHPVDFYSTFTKNCSGHFTEKEIKNIRAFYYAMCAETDSMLGDVIAALRDTGLLNRTVVLFTSDHGDLAMEHRQFYKMSMFEGSSHVPLLIMGPGVKSGFEITLPVSLVDIFPSVLDLAGVPQPGGLSGHSLIPLVSEVSVHSAEPHPGWVLSEYHGCNANASTYMLRIAEWKYITYADGLTVPPQLFNLSKDESELRNVASHFPDVCQDLDKQLRRILDYPSVSQSVHRYNKQQFLQWKKSLGDSYTQVIANLRWHIDWQKDAKSYERDIEEWLLGLD, encoded by the exons ATGCTCATGTTCCGTGTGTTATTAGTGTTGATTTTTCATATGAACGCTCACTGCATGTATCCGAGCTGGACATCACATGACAGACCAAACATAGTCATGTTCATGTCTGATGCCTTC GATGGCAGGTTAACTTTTCATCCAGGAAATAAAGTTGTACAGCTGCCTTACATCAACTACATGAGGGAAATGGGTGCTGTTTTTCTCAACTCATATACTAATTCACCCATCTGCTGTCCTTCAAGGGCAG CTATGTGGAGTGGACAGTTTGTTCATTTGACTCAGGCCTGGAACAACTATAAATGTCTTGATCCCAATGCCACTACATGGATGGACGTCTTAGGAAAGAATGGATACCATACTCATAGCATGGGGAAACTAGACTACACTTCAGGAGATCACTCTGTCAG TAATCGCGTGGAGGCGTGGACCAGAGACGTTCCATTCCTGCTGAGACAAGAGGGCCGTCCGGTCACAGAACTGGTGGGTGATCTCTCCACAAAGAGGGTAATGACTAAAGACTGGAACATCACTGACGCTGCGGTCCAGTGGGTCCGGCACACTGCTGCATCTCTCGCCCAGCCATTTGCACTGTACCTGGGGCTGAATCTTCCCCACCCGTACCGCACAGACTCCCTGGGACCCACAGCCGGGGGTTCCACCTTCCGCACCTCCCCATATTGGCTAAACAAG GTTTCTTACGATCAAGTGTCTATTCCGAAGTGGTTGCGGTTTGAAGATATGCACCCTGTGGATTTCTATTCCACCTTCACCAAAAATTGCAGTGGCCACTTCACGGAAAAAGAGATCAAAAACATAAGAGCCTTTTACTATGCTATGTGTGCTGAAACAGACAGCATGTTGG GTGACGTGATAGCTGCTCTCAGAGACACTGGCTTACTGAACAGGACAGTCGTACTCTTCACTTCGGATCATGGGGATCTGGCCATGGAACACAGGCAGTTCTATAAGATGTCCATGTTTGAGGGCAGCTCTCATGTCCCTCTGCTTATAATGGGCCCAGGAGTGAAGTCTGGCTTTGAAATTACTCTACCTGTATCACTAGTGGACATATTTCCCTCTGTGCTTG ATCTTGCTGGTGTTCCACAGCCAGGGGGTCTCAGTGGTCACTCGCTGATCCCTCTGGTTTCTGAGGTCAGTGTTCATTCAGCTGAGCCTCATCCTGGCTGGGTGCTCAGTGAATATCATGGCTGCAATGCCAACGCCTCTACATATATGCTGAGGATTGCAGAGTGGAAGTACATCACATATGCAGATGGCTTGACCGTTCCTCCACAGCTTTTTA ACTTGTCCAAAGATGAATCAGAATTGAGAAATGTTGCATCACATTTTCCTGATGTATGTCAGGACTTGGACAAGCAGTTACGCAGAATTTTGGACTACCCCAGTGTCTCCCAAAGTGTTCACCGCTACAATAAGCAACAGTTTCTGCAATGGAAGAAAAGTCTAGGGGACAGTTACACTCAGGTCATAGCCAACCTGCGATGGCATATTGACTGGCAAAAAGATGCCAAGTCCTATGAGAGAGACATTGAGGAATGGCTATTAGGGTTGGATTGA